A region from the Spirochaetales bacterium genome encodes:
- a CDS encoding GxxExxY protein, with amino-acid sequence MTPKLIFKDLSDNIIRTAFTIHDHFGPGLLESVYESALYVELTHSGIPFERQKVYPLNYKQEYIGAYIANLVVDNTIILELRAELPIIIPITRICQPTVHILITQFQWRHLKLPNLSARINMKKTQKSLSQNKGLSRMCIKRKKIEEKYR; translated from the coding sequence ATGACACCAAAACTCATTTTCAAAGATCTCTCGGATAACATCATTCGCACGGCGTTTACCATTCACGACCATTTCGGCCCCGGCCTGCTCGAATCCGTTTATGAAAGCGCTTTATACGTCGAACTTACTCATAGCGGTATTCCGTTTGAACGGCAAAAGGTCTATCCACTCAACTACAAACAGGAATATATCGGCGCCTACATTGCAAACCTTGTTGTCGACAACACGATCATCCTCGAATTAAGGGCAGAATTGCCGATTATAATCCCGATAACCCGGATCTGCCAACCAACAGTCCACATTCTCATTACTCAGTTTCAATGGCGGCACTTAAAGTTGCCCAATCTTTCGGCACGGATCAATATGAAAAAAACGCAAAAGAGTTTATCACAAAACAAGGGTCTCTCGCGGATGTGTATCAAAAGAAAAAAGATAGAAGAAAAGTACCGATAA
- a CDS encoding diguanylate cyclase — protein MAKKQAKRPTIGFLTDQLDDQFHRLLWRGVADVAESHDANLIVYCGKCLKAGLYYEYNENIVYGMVNFDRLDGFLISSGSLGNFISKEEFAAFIEYYKKKPVVSLYIRLEGVPSICVDNKTGMKSVINHLIDVHGFRRIAFIQGLRDNVDAAVRWEAYREALREHDIPVDSRLVVPGDFSSQAGEKAIRVLLDERKVKFEALVCSNDGMALGALHILKERGINVPHDIALTGFDGLEDVQFASPPLTSVQQPVRQIAGKGTEILLDLIAGKKVPDNIDFTASPVIRYSCGCLPMPRKIIRDHTGTPAKKNLKAAIHESDSEYVANEIFERLVIPGIKREKYIDYLENLAARFFYDISEHKEISAFLTFLNETLTKTIIHDDDAVSWQDIIYLMRSLIITNLGTSRDAIKADELLHQAQILAGKTYELKEGLQKYIRSQQDNALRSFFTIVLHSVVELEKLLPIIARAVNHFGINRCFLALFEDEVESRITPAERDSEGTSRLVLSLAGNRARIHGEQGPLFPSIDLLPVKYIPKKERFSWMVRILYFREMIFGFIIFDLNTRAENILVTLHDMFCSGFMMTSLFKKRAIAEDALKARTKELEESNSKLEKLDDLKNDFIANITHDFRSSLMIIQNTADLGRKSPAETDTDSKKWFSNIFNASLKLKTKIDKLLELGKMDALGIKLTVRKVNLVKFLESIVDFYQSTIENTPIKLTGKLPKNEIDDIYTDPEKLEEVLHNILSNALKFVDPSNGRIVLECIEKKKSVRIIVKDNGVGIPKHQLKDIFKRFVQIDDTRDSRFKGTGIGLAYSSQLMGFLKGKIWAESGGAGKGAAFFLEVFKGKNIFEKEHVSEKEVSSLTMTAERENLSHILQREIDEKAKKDGFHAFIRSVNEEEEYDPHKGIILIIEDNEYIRDIEREYLERAGYLNFVIASDGAEGIDAAYSYKPDIVICDYNMPGMKGDEFHDKIIGNPDFSSIPFIFLTAIADREVIIERRKKGAVAVLQKPLNETDFLLTIETNLKRYMHYRKTLKRAILDELTGLYNRQTILRKLHDQLIVRSYRNLSLIFFDIDHFKRFNDIYGHQAGDKVLARVGETVKKTIRTSDIAGRYGGEEFLVILPDTTLAGASIAAEKLKERINAIPVPFKGRATAISSSFGIASLMENAKTIGSTLNIDDLKDLYEVQDNEKTDWNKIDTLKASVVEVLVSLADQAMYRAKSTECSSCGFSSTEEDLFIENTCPYCGKTGIRRGRNKIVMWED, from the coding sequence ATGGCAAAAAAACAAGCGAAACGCCCGACAATAGGTTTTCTCACCGATCAGCTGGACGATCAGTTTCACCGCCTGCTCTGGCGGGGGGTTGCCGATGTCGCGGAATCGCATGACGCGAATCTTATCGTTTATTGCGGGAAATGCCTCAAGGCGGGATTATATTACGAATACAATGAAAATATCGTCTACGGCATGGTCAACTTCGATCGGTTAGACGGTTTTCTCATATCATCGGGCTCACTGGGAAATTTCATTTCGAAAGAGGAATTCGCCGCCTTTATCGAATATTATAAAAAAAAACCTGTTGTCAGCCTTTACATCCGTCTTGAGGGTGTTCCCAGTATTTGTGTCGACAATAAAACCGGAATGAAATCGGTGATCAACCATCTTATCGACGTACACGGTTTCAGACGGATCGCCTTTATTCAGGGATTGCGGGACAATGTCGACGCAGCGGTACGCTGGGAGGCGTATCGGGAAGCGCTCCGCGAACATGACATCCCGGTCGATTCCCGTCTCGTCGTTCCCGGCGATTTTTCCTCGCAAGCGGGCGAGAAAGCGATCCGCGTCCTTCTCGACGAGAGAAAAGTGAAATTCGAGGCGCTTGTCTGCTCCAATGACGGGATGGCGCTCGGGGCACTGCATATACTCAAGGAACGCGGAATCAATGTCCCCCATGATATCGCATTGACGGGATTCGACGGTCTCGAGGACGTACAGTTTGCGTCCCCTCCCCTCACATCGGTCCAGCAGCCGGTACGGCAGATAGCCGGGAAAGGAACCGAAATTCTGCTCGACCTCATCGCGGGAAAAAAAGTACCGGACAACATCGATTTTACCGCATCGCCGGTCATTCGCTATTCGTGCGGGTGCCTCCCAATGCCGAGAAAGATAATAAGGGACCACACCGGCACCCCCGCAAAAAAAAACCTCAAGGCCGCCATTCATGAAAGCGATTCCGAGTACGTCGCGAACGAGATTTTCGAACGTTTGGTTATTCCGGGAATAAAGCGGGAAAAGTACATCGATTATCTCGAAAACCTCGCGGCCCGCTTTTTCTACGACATTTCGGAGCATAAAGAGATCTCCGCTTTTCTTACATTCCTCAACGAAACGCTTACTAAAACGATTATCCATGACGATGATGCGGTCTCGTGGCAGGATATCATCTATCTGATGCGAAGCCTCATCATTACCAATCTCGGCACATCAAGGGACGCGATAAAAGCGGACGAATTGCTTCACCAGGCGCAGATTCTTGCCGGCAAAACCTATGAACTCAAGGAAGGGCTGCAGAAATATATCAGATCCCAGCAGGACAACGCACTCAGAAGCTTTTTCACGATTGTCCTTCACAGCGTCGTCGAGCTCGAAAAACTTCTCCCGATCATCGCTCGGGCGGTCAACCACTTCGGGATTAACAGGTGCTTTCTTGCCCTGTTTGAAGACGAGGTCGAAAGCAGAATAACTCCCGCAGAACGGGATTCCGAAGGCACCTCACGGCTTGTCCTTTCTCTCGCCGGTAACAGGGCCCGAATTCATGGAGAACAGGGTCCCCTTTTCCCTTCAATCGATCTGCTTCCGGTGAAGTATATACCGAAAAAGGAACGTTTTTCATGGATGGTGAGAATATTATATTTTCGGGAAATGATTTTCGGATTCATTATTTTCGATCTCAACACACGCGCTGAAAATATTCTGGTAACCCTTCACGATATGTTTTGTTCGGGCTTCATGATGACCAGCCTTTTTAAAAAAAGGGCGATCGCGGAGGACGCGCTGAAGGCAAGAACAAAGGAACTCGAGGAATCGAACAGTAAACTCGAAAAACTCGACGATCTGAAAAACGACTTTATCGCCAATATCACCCACGATTTCAGATCGTCACTCATGATCATACAAAACACGGCCGATCTCGGCCGCAAGTCCCCGGCCGAAACGGATACCGACAGTAAAAAATGGTTCTCCAATATCTTCAACGCATCCTTGAAACTGAAGACAAAAATCGACAAACTTCTCGAACTCGGCAAGATGGACGCCCTCGGGATAAAACTCACCGTACGAAAAGTGAACCTCGTGAAATTCCTCGAGAGTATCGTCGATTTTTATCAATCGACAATCGAAAACACCCCTATAAAGCTGACCGGCAAACTCCCCAAGAACGAAATTGACGATATCTACACCGACCCGGAAAAACTCGAGGAAGTGCTTCACAATATCCTCTCCAATGCGCTCAAGTTCGTCGATCCGTCGAACGGCAGGATAGTCCTCGAATGCATCGAAAAGAAGAAAAGCGTCCGGATTATCGTAAAGGATAACGGTGTGGGAATTCCGAAACATCAACTCAAGGATATTTTCAAACGCTTTGTCCAGATCGATGATACGCGGGATTCCCGCTTCAAGGGCACGGGAATAGGACTCGCATATTCAAGTCAGCTAATGGGTTTTCTCAAAGGAAAAATCTGGGCAGAATCCGGCGGCGCGGGAAAAGGCGCCGCGTTTTTCCTGGAAGTTTTCAAAGGGAAGAACATATTCGAAAAGGAACACGTTTCAGAGAAAGAAGTGTCGTCCCTTACCATGACGGCGGAACGGGAAAATCTTTCACACATATTGCAGAGAGAGATCGATGAAAAAGCGAAAAAAGACGGATTTCACGCGTTCATACGATCCGTCAATGAGGAAGAAGAATACGATCCGCACAAGGGGATCATTCTTATTATCGAAGACAATGAATACATCCGCGATATCGAACGGGAATATCTCGAACGCGCCGGTTACCTGAATTTCGTGATCGCCTCCGACGGAGCCGAAGGGATAGACGCGGCATATTCGTACAAACCGGATATCGTGATCTGCGATTACAATATGCCGGGAATGAAGGGCGACGAGTTTCACGACAAGATCATCGGTAATCCGGACTTTTCTTCGATTCCCTTTATTTTTCTTACCGCCATCGCCGACAGGGAAGTGATTATCGAACGGAGGAAAAAAGGCGCGGTGGCCGTGCTTCAAAAACCGCTCAATGAAACCGATTTCCTCCTCACGATCGAGACGAACCTCAAACGCTACATGCATTACCGTAAAACACTCAAACGGGCGATACTCGACGAACTGACCGGGCTTTATAACCGCCAGACGATCCTCCGGAAACTCCACGACCAGCTTATCGTGCGAAGCTATCGGAATCTCTCGCTCATTTTCTTTGATATCGATCACTTCAAGCGATTCAATGATATATACGGCCACCAGGCGGGCGATAAAGTACTGGCACGTGTCGGGGAAACGGTTAAAAAAACCATCAGAACGAGTGATATAGCCGGGCGATACGGGGGTGAAGAGTTTCTTGTCATACTGCCGGACACCACGCTGGCCGGCGCTTCGATCGCCGCCGAGAAACTCAAGGAAAGGATCAACGCGATTCCCGTTCCGTTCAAGGGCCGGGCCACGGCAATTTCATCGAGTTTTGGTATCGCCTCACTCATGGAAAACGCAAAAACCATCGGCAGTACCCTGAATATCGACGACCTCAAGGACCTCTATGAGGTACAAGATAATGAAAAAACGGACTGGAACAAGATAGATACCCTCAAAGCCTCTGTCGTCGAGGTACTCGTCTCCCTTGCGGATCAGGCGATGTACAGGGCAAAGAGCACCGAATGTTCATCCTGCGGATTTTCATCGACGGAAGAAGATCTTTTTATCGAAAACACCTGTCCGTACTGCGGGAAAACAGGCATCCGGCGCGGGAGAAACAAGATCGTTATGTGGGAGGATTGA